In the genome of Pyrobaculum islandicum DSM 4184, the window GCCGACGTACCTATTCGTAGTCGGCGAAGAGGGGGAGCCGCCCGCTTGGGGCGGAGACTACGGCGCGAGGCTTGTCTACGAGGAGCCGAGGGGCCTCTTCGAGCGGAGGGTCGCGGAGGCCAAGAGGGCGTTGGAGGCGGGGGAGGTCTTCCAGTTAGTCGTGGCGAGGTTTAGGCAGTATAGATTCGCCGGCTCACCCGAGGCGTTGTTTAACGCCGTGAGGAGGGCAGTCGGCGGCAAGTATTACTACTTCGTTGAGGTGGACGGCCTCTTCCTCGTGGGGGCCTCCCCCGAGACTCTTGTCTCTTGCTGGGGCGGGAGGGCGGTGTCTGGGCCGATAGGCGGCACGAGACCGCGGGGGAGGACCCCGGAGGAGGACGCGGCGCTGGAGACGGAGCTGCGGGAGAGCGTGAAAGACAGGGCGGAGCACATAATGCTGGTGGACTCGGTGAGAAACGACCTAGGCAGAGTCTGCAGATGGGGGGCGGTGTCTGTCTCGTCTATGCTCGCGGTGGAGAAGTACAGCCACTACCAACACCTCGTCTCCTACGTCGAGTGCCAGCTGGACAAGTTCTACCGGCCGGTAGACGCGGTACGCGCCCTCAACCCCACCACCACAGTATCAGGCGTGCCAAAGCCAAGAGCGCTGGAGTTGCTCTCGCAGCTGGAGGAGCCCCGGGGACCCTTCGCCGGAAGCGTAGGCGTCGTCGCCCGAGATGGGGTGGAGTTCGCCGTGGTTATTAGGAGCGTATACGGGATAGACGGCGACCTCTACCTCTGGGCTGGGGCCGGCATTGTAACAGACTCCAAGCCCCACGCCGAGTGGGAAGAGACCGAGGTAAAAATGGCGCCTCTCGCAAAACTGTTAACCTGAAGCTGTCTGTACAAGCCCTCCCAGAGGGCGGCCGTGGGGAGTTCTGCTCAAAGCCCTAGGCTGGGAGGGGCTGTGCCGTTGTCCCCTATGCCCGGTGACCCCCGCGCCCGAGATATTATGGATGCCCGTGTTGGCGTGGGCGAGGAGAAGGCGCCTAGGGACAGACGGACAAACGAAAAGATTGGGCCTTTTACAAAAAATTGGAGTTTAGGCGACCGCCTTTAGGAGGTCGCGTACCGAGAGGACTCCGACGACTCTGCCGTCTTCTACCACCGGCAGATGTCTAATGTTGTGTTTCACCATGAGCTCCGCGGCCTCTTTCACCGGCCTTGTCTTTTCAATTGTGATAAGCTGGCGCCTCATTACCTTCTCCACCGGCGTGTCCAGCGGGGTGTTGTTCAGCAGTATTTGTACAAAGTCGCTCTCTGAGATACCGCCTACGAGTCTCCCGTCTTCAACCACGGGGACGAAGCCTATGTTTTTCTCGGCCATGATTTTCAATACGTCGCGTAGCGTCGCGCTCGGCGGCACGGTGATGGGGTCTCTAGCCACGGCATCGCCGGCGCTTACGTTCAAGGCCTTCTTCTTGTTGACTATACTCCTGAGGGCTAGAGCCTCGTTGAGTAGCTCGCGGGCCTCTATTATGCCCACCACCTCGTCTCCTTTACATATGGGGACGTCTCTAACGCCGTATTTCTC includes:
- a CDS encoding anthranilate synthase component I family protein, with protein sequence MGARAYFEYGGRRLYVEGRAVYSLEEAVAEAQRGRAVVGVFAFDAVSPWDDGFRPPPRPGWPTYLFVVGEEGEPPAWGGDYGARLVYEEPRGLFERRVAEAKRALEAGEVFQLVVARFRQYRFAGSPEALFNAVRRAVGGKYYYFVEVDGLFLVGASPETLVSCWGGRAVSGPIGGTRPRGRTPEEDAALETELRESVKDRAEHIMLVDSVRNDLGRVCRWGAVSVSSMLAVEKYSHYQHLVSYVECQLDKFYRPVDAVRALNPTTTVSGVPKPRALELLSQLEEPRGPFAGSVGVVARDGVEFAVVIRSVYGIDGDLYLWAGAGIVTDSKPHAEWEETEVKMAPLAKLLT